One segment of Synechococcus sp. A15-24 DNA contains the following:
- a CDS encoding CYTH domain-containing protein, which translates to MAVEIERRFLLTGEGWRSLAGEPQPLRQGYLAASAEGVTVRVRLRGAEAAWLNLKAAADAIGLVRHEFEYAIPVADAESLWTLAPHRLEKTRYDLSLAGGDWVVDHFAGRNDPLLLAEVELPSAQTPLEIPSWCGHEITGDGRWSNAALARRPLQDWPRVERQAFGYA; encoded by the coding sequence ATGGCTGTCGAAATCGAACGACGCTTCTTGTTGACCGGTGAGGGCTGGCGATCTCTGGCGGGAGAACCCCAGCCACTGCGCCAGGGCTACCTGGCCGCCAGCGCCGAAGGCGTCACGGTGCGCGTTCGTCTGCGTGGGGCTGAAGCCGCCTGGCTCAACCTCAAGGCAGCCGCCGATGCCATTGGGTTGGTGCGCCATGAGTTCGAGTACGCCATTCCGGTTGCGGATGCCGAGTCGCTGTGGACCCTGGCCCCCCATCGTCTGGAGAAGACCCGCTACGACCTCTCCTTGGCTGGTGGGGACTGGGTCGTTGACCACTTCGCTGGACGCAATGATCCCTTGCTGCTGGCGGAAGTGGAGCTTCCTTCTGCGCAAACACCCCTTGAGATTCCGTCATGGTGTGGGCATGAAATCACAGGCGATGGGCGCTGGTCCAATGCAGCATTGGCCAGGCGGCCGCTGCAGGATTGGCCTCGGGTGGAACGGCAGGCCTTCG
- a CDS encoding NAD(+) kinase — protein sequence MRLDRAWVIYRADSQPAQREARQCAKELKALGSDVTTAMSGARVNPFPGLLATQQQLPDLAVVLGGDGTVLGAARHLAVYDIPILSINVGGHLGFLTHDRRVLRGDEIWQRLLNDQYAMERRMMLQAMVDRRSAEERADASTPLQQPDVEDDDEHHWALNDFYLRAYRDEISPTCTLELEIDGEVVDQIRGDGLILSTPTGSTGYALAAGGPILHPGIDAIVVAPICPMSLSSRTVVVPPRARLVIWPLGAGDHRIKLWKDGVGCTVLEPGECCVVQQARHHAQMVQLNQSPSYYRTVASKLHWAGSLTAAQPSHN from the coding sequence ATGCGTCTCGATCGGGCCTGGGTGATCTATCGGGCTGACAGCCAGCCGGCTCAACGTGAAGCGCGTCAGTGCGCCAAAGAGCTCAAGGCTCTTGGTAGCGATGTGACCACTGCCATGTCGGGAGCCCGCGTTAACCCATTCCCAGGCCTGTTGGCGACGCAGCAGCAACTGCCTGACCTAGCTGTTGTGCTGGGCGGCGATGGCACTGTCCTGGGGGCTGCCCGCCACCTGGCCGTCTACGACATCCCCATTCTCAGCATCAATGTGGGTGGGCATCTCGGCTTTCTCACCCATGACCGCCGTGTACTGCGGGGGGATGAGATCTGGCAGCGGCTGCTCAATGATCAGTACGCCATGGAGCGGCGGATGATGCTTCAGGCGATGGTGGATCGCCGAAGCGCCGAGGAGCGGGCGGACGCATCGACGCCACTGCAGCAGCCTGATGTCGAGGACGATGACGAGCACCACTGGGCGCTCAATGACTTTTATCTGCGCGCCTACCGCGATGAGATTTCACCCACCTGCACCCTAGAATTGGAAATAGATGGGGAAGTGGTGGACCAGATCCGCGGCGATGGACTTATCCTCTCCACTCCCACCGGTTCCACGGGCTATGCACTTGCGGCTGGGGGGCCGATTTTGCATCCGGGCATTGATGCCATTGTGGTGGCACCGATCTGTCCGATGAGTCTCTCCAGCCGCACGGTGGTGGTCCCGCCGCGGGCCCGTCTGGTGATCTGGCCCTTAGGCGCCGGTGATCATCGGATCAAACTGTGGAAGGACGGTGTTGGCTGCACGGTGCTTGAACCGGGCGAATGCTGCGTGGTGCAGCAAGCCCGCCACCATGCCCAGATGGTGCAACTGAACCAGAGCCCCTCCTACTACCGCACCGTGGCCTCCAAGCTGCACTGGGCCGGAAGCCTGACAGCGGCCCAGCCGTCTCACAACTGA
- the nuoK gene encoding NADH-quinone oxidoreductase subunit NuoK: MTELLSQLPSLQAYLLVAAMLFCIGVWGLINSRNAVRVLMSIELMLNGVNINLMAFSSYVDGDLIRGQVFAVFVITVAAAEAAVGLAILLSLYRNRVTVDMEQFNLLRW; this comes from the coding sequence ATGACCGAGCTTCTTTCTCAACTCCCTTCGCTTCAGGCCTATCTGCTTGTGGCCGCGATGTTGTTCTGCATCGGCGTCTGGGGATTGATCAACAGCCGCAACGCTGTGCGGGTGCTGATGAGCATTGAGCTGATGCTTAATGGGGTGAACATCAATCTGATGGCCTTTTCGTCTTATGTCGATGGCGATCTGATCCGCGGGCAAGTGTTCGCTGTGTTTGTGATTACTGTCGCTGCTGCAGAGGCCGCTGTTGGTCTGGCCATTTTGCTGTCGCTTTATCGCAACAGGGTTACCGTCGATATGGAACAGTTCAACCTGCTCCGCTGGTAA
- a CDS encoding NADH-quinone oxidoreductase subunit J → MSIATTTELICFLVLSAVVVTGALGVVLLSNIVYSAFLLGGVFMAVAGLYLLLNASFVAAAQVLVYVGAINVLILFAIMLVNKREDLKAIAGLNVRRAVSGGVCLGLLALLVRVVVTTPWSLPGPAAVGEEATARIGEHLFTDYLLPFEVASVLLLMAMIGAIVLARRDVLATDVVTGEVADQGLIEKSRTPLLVERPSS, encoded by the coding sequence ATGAGCATTGCCACCACCACTGAGCTGATCTGTTTCCTGGTGCTGTCCGCGGTCGTGGTGACCGGTGCCCTGGGGGTCGTTCTGCTCAGCAACATCGTGTACTCCGCCTTCCTTCTCGGAGGGGTGTTCATGGCAGTGGCTGGTCTGTATCTGCTGTTGAACGCCAGTTTTGTCGCCGCGGCCCAGGTCCTCGTTTACGTGGGGGCGATCAATGTGTTGATCCTGTTTGCGATCATGCTCGTTAACAAGCGAGAGGACCTCAAGGCCATCGCTGGATTGAATGTTCGACGGGCTGTTTCGGGCGGGGTTTGTCTGGGACTTCTGGCTCTGTTGGTGCGCGTTGTGGTCACCACCCCATGGTCTCTGCCTGGCCCTGCTGCCGTTGGAGAGGAGGCGACTGCTCGCATCGGTGAGCACCTGTTCACCGACTATCTGTTGCCATTCGAGGTGGCGTCTGTGCTGCTGCTGATGGCGATGATCGGTGCCATCGTCCTGGCTCGCCGTGATGTGCTGGCAACGGATGTTGTGACCGGTGAAGTCGCTGATCAGGGCCTGATCGAAAAATCCCGTACACCGCTGCTGGTTGAGCGGCCTTCTTCCTGA
- the ndhI gene encoding NAD(P)H-quinone oxidoreductase subunit I translates to MFGFLKQVGDYTRDAVDAARNLAQGFSVTFDHMKRRPVTVQYPYEKLIPSERYRGRIHYEFDKCIACEVCVRVCPINLPVVDWVMNKATKKKELRNYSIDFGVCIFCGNCVEYCPTNCLSMTEEYELSAFDRHSLNYDNVALGRLPTSVTTDPSVRPLKELVYLPAGEIDPHAVAADRPRAGQLPAQVLETLAPPAKAVAKNEGQSSGESLEGEA, encoded by the coding sequence ATGTTCGGATTTCTCAAACAGGTCGGTGACTACACGCGGGATGCCGTGGATGCCGCCCGCAACCTGGCGCAAGGCTTCTCGGTCACCTTCGACCACATGAAGCGCCGTCCAGTGACGGTGCAGTACCCCTACGAGAAGCTGATTCCGTCGGAGCGGTACCGCGGCCGGATCCACTACGAATTCGACAAGTGCATCGCCTGTGAGGTGTGCGTTCGGGTCTGTCCGATCAACCTGCCCGTGGTCGATTGGGTGATGAACAAGGCCACCAAGAAGAAGGAGTTGCGCAACTACTCCATCGACTTCGGAGTCTGCATTTTCTGCGGTAACTGCGTGGAGTACTGTCCCACCAACTGCCTGTCGATGACCGAGGAGTACGAGCTGTCGGCCTTCGACCGCCATAGCCTCAACTACGACAACGTGGCACTGGGCCGTCTGCCCACCAGTGTCACCACTGATCCTTCGGTGCGTCCCTTGAAGGAGTTGGTTTACCTGCCTGCCGGTGAGATCGATCCCCACGCCGTCGCTGCAGATCGCCCCCGTGCAGGTCAGCTGCCAGCCCAGGTGCTGGAAACCCTGGCACCTCCTGCAAAGGCTGTTGCCAAGAATGAGGGACAATCCAGCGGTGAATCCCTGGAGGGCGAGGCATGA